A region of Chloracidobacterium sp. DNA encodes the following proteins:
- a CDS encoding M36 family metallopeptidase: MPYQYGTKAAGGKGQGLIQKTVSHEEGLPNYDIREDDNLGDLLIGYRQASGKDASSVANIRDEFVRGEAYLKTRVPKLKVEYNTDIRIPEVIGTDVEQGRAFLTRATRPAGNKHADVLINFLKDSNSLVGTTDRQIDDLNVFADYTNPDGNLSWAELEQFIHGVPVFRGGVKAGFTKQGELIRVINNLAPGLDYERVSTDFGDASAAVRYAAPLANYELKTNDTVPNADASSNLKVRFGAGGDWDVAAEKMYFPTEPGVVVPAWRVLIWKPVNAYYVIVDAHSGTMLWRKNLTEDQTQPATYNVYANTTSLVSSLDSPQPITPGPLSPSLGTQGVFQTRTNVTLIGNEAPNPGQNNLGWITDGANGGNGWTDGNNVGAGLDIDGTDGVDSAQAGSGRVFNFDYNPPPGNPGPGDAPTSPTLRSGGVTHLFYFTNRYHDVLYSLGFTEAARNFQNDNFGRGGNAADRVSAEAQDSSGTNNANFSTPSDGTRGRMQMYVFLNTPVNRDGDFDGDVVLHEFTHGLSNRLIGNSGGLTTQRARNMGEGWSDFVGSCLLSEPTDPVNGIYTTGAYDTFNVFGIGTGNGYYGIRRLPYAPIGFKGGPQNRPFNPLTAGDINTGCNVSDGAFPPQGGTGTCDQFHNGGEIWSSMLFEIRAQLINRLGQAPGNLKMLQLVVNGMKLSPVNPTFQQERDAIIAAAQASSAAPEAAVDVADAWTGFALRGMGVGATDNGTTVVESFLAPGAVSTDPFSVSDSSGDNDGFPEPGEALLLSVAVTNTTGATVDNVQVNVSGGTSVNYGSIASGQTVTNNISYTVPSNAVCGSVHVVSVNVVNPTGTNTTNRSFRLGAPNVPASTFTNSAAITIPNGAPATTNGPSTPYPSTIAVSGLSGNKIVKVKFNQLSHTSPNNIDILLVGPGGQKMEIVSDQGGATAVSNIDLTLSDGSLNGIPGAMVTGEFKPTADAGQDAFQAPAPGPVYLLPAPGGSATLASAYGSDGAAMNGNWNLFIVDDTATNVGSVSGGWSLIFESADFTCSIVGGPTPTPTATATNTPANTPTFAPSATATATGTPPVTVALPNVSASPGALITVPITVGDTTGRSIISYDLNIDYNPAVLQPAGGTACTGNACFDAAGTLSSSMSITPNANFAGHFIISAFQAANLAGAGTLINLKFNVVGSAGQSTALTFADYTDPAQIFHPGFVWNEGDPPVFITNGGFTVAGGATATNTATGTATNTATPTPTSTIIGSPTGTSTSTATPSCTPAAWQAGPAQAPARYAIQGVLGSDNQLYIAGGQSADATPVVSAQVSRYNSATNTWSNVAPLPVPVSQAATGAANGKIFVAGGFTGGTSVTNALQIYDIATNAWSTGAVMPAAKEAAAAAVVNGKFYVMGGDDFNNGVNTNFIYDIATNTWSSGTVVPDARTNTYGTAVNGLIYVYGGVNIVSGNFVTTDTLLRYDPVANSWTNLGSAGTVGLRGNYGAVSQYGSGQLLITDGANAAGVSTTATHIFTISSGTFSAGPPMLGSRAGHAQGTLPDGRVLVAAGFNTASTTTSAVELLGTPCPTGTPTNTPTATSTNTPVANTPTATSTTTPTNTATSTPTFAVSATPTATGTPPVTVALPNVSASPGSTITIPITVGDTTGRGIISYDLNIDYNPAVLQPAGGLACTGNACFDVTGTLSSAMSITPNATFNGHFIISAFQAANLAGAGTLINLRFTVVGANGTSSPLTFADYTDPNQIFHTGFTWNEGDPPAFTTNGSVTVGAAGSPTNTATATPTGTPVGQVFANSAAMCTTLGTQADLYPSTITVTGGPTQIQTVRVTLFGVQHQFPDNMDFLLVGPAGQKFVLMADAGGALPQASPGVNLTFDDAAGQVLPDSGPLTTGSFEPTTWEPGQGVFPAPAPPAPYNEPGSTVGGIGTQTLFGNFGNTNSNGTWSLYMRDDAGLLSRVNAITGCVNGGWQLQFIQATAAGASISGRVITADGAGIRNAKVVVTGNSLTEPIVVTTGTFGYFTFDGLRTGETYVVTVNSQRYTFSAPSRVISLVDNVSDADFVANPQE, from the coding sequence GTGCCATATCAATATGGGACCAAGGCAGCGGGCGGCAAAGGGCAAGGTCTGATACAAAAGACCGTAAGTCACGAAGAAGGGTTGCCCAATTACGACATTCGCGAAGATGACAACCTCGGCGATCTATTGATCGGCTATCGGCAGGCATCGGGAAAAGATGCTTCGTCGGTGGCTAACATTCGTGATGAATTCGTCCGCGGAGAGGCCTATCTAAAAACGCGCGTTCCAAAGCTAAAGGTCGAATACAACACGGACATCCGCATACCCGAGGTTATCGGAACGGACGTCGAGCAGGGACGTGCGTTTTTAACCCGCGCGACACGCCCTGCCGGAAACAAACATGCTGACGTTCTGATCAACTTCCTTAAAGATAGTAACTCGCTTGTCGGCACGACAGACCGACAGATAGACGATCTAAATGTTTTCGCAGATTATACAAATCCTGACGGCAATCTTTCGTGGGCTGAGCTCGAACAGTTCATTCACGGAGTGCCGGTATTTCGCGGCGGCGTAAAGGCGGGTTTTACAAAACAGGGTGAATTGATCCGCGTCATTAATAACCTGGCTCCCGGCTTGGATTACGAACGCGTCTCTACCGATTTTGGCGACGCGAGTGCTGCGGTTCGTTATGCGGCACCTCTCGCCAACTACGAATTGAAGACGAACGACACGGTACCCAATGCAGATGCATCCTCGAATCTTAAAGTTAGATTCGGAGCAGGCGGCGATTGGGACGTTGCAGCTGAGAAAATGTATTTCCCTACCGAGCCTGGTGTTGTTGTTCCTGCATGGAGAGTGCTCATCTGGAAGCCAGTAAATGCATATTACGTGATCGTCGATGCACACAGCGGCACCATGTTGTGGAGAAAAAACCTCACTGAAGACCAGACACAGCCTGCCACATATAACGTGTATGCAAACACCACAAGTCTGGTAAGTTCCCTCGACAGCCCTCAACCGATAACACCGGGCCCACTGAGTCCGAGCCTTGGCACACAAGGTGTGTTCCAAACTCGCACAAATGTCACGCTCATCGGCAACGAAGCTCCAAATCCGGGACAGAATAATCTTGGATGGATTACCGATGGAGCAAACGGCGGAAACGGCTGGACGGACGGCAATAATGTTGGGGCCGGCCTCGATATTGATGGAACAGACGGCGTCGATTCTGCTCAAGCCGGTAGTGGCCGAGTCTTTAATTTCGATTACAATCCGCCTCCGGGAAATCCAGGACCTGGCGATGCTCCGACGAGCCCGACTCTGCGGAGCGGCGGAGTAACGCATCTTTTCTATTTCACCAACCGGTATCACGATGTCCTCTACTCACTTGGATTCACCGAGGCCGCTCGAAACTTCCAAAATGATAATTTTGGACGCGGCGGGAACGCAGCCGACAGGGTTTCTGCCGAGGCGCAGGATTCGAGCGGAACAAATAACGCAAATTTTTCGACGCCGAGCGACGGTACCCGCGGAAGAATGCAGATGTATGTCTTCCTGAATACACCGGTTAACCGCGACGGCGATTTCGATGGGGATGTCGTTCTTCACGAATTCACTCACGGCCTTTCTAATCGGCTGATCGGCAATTCGGGAGGCCTTACCACCCAACGTGCGCGAAACATGGGTGAAGGCTGGTCAGATTTCGTCGGAAGCTGCCTGCTTTCCGAGCCGACCGATCCGGTCAATGGAATTTACACGACCGGTGCTTACGATACGTTTAATGTATTCGGTATCGGTACCGGTAACGGATATTACGGCATACGGCGTCTGCCCTATGCTCCGATCGGTTTTAAAGGCGGCCCTCAGAACCGTCCTTTCAATCCACTGACAGCCGGCGACATAAATACCGGCTGTAATGTTTCGGACGGAGCGTTTCCTCCGCAAGGCGGCACCGGAACCTGTGATCAATTTCACAACGGCGGCGAGATTTGGTCTTCAATGCTTTTTGAGATTCGGGCACAGCTTATCAACAGGCTCGGACAGGCTCCCGGAAATCTTAAGATGCTTCAGTTAGTCGTTAACGGAATGAAACTATCGCCGGTCAATCCCACGTTCCAACAGGAACGCGATGCCATCATCGCCGCTGCTCAGGCCAGCTCGGCAGCTCCGGAAGCCGCCGTTGACGTCGCCGACGCGTGGACGGGATTTGCTCTTCGCGGAATGGGTGTTGGGGCGACGGATAACGGAACGACCGTTGTCGAGTCCTTTCTCGCTCCGGGTGCGGTCTCGACAGACCCTTTCTCTGTGAGCGATTCGTCTGGCGACAACGACGGATTTCCAGAACCGGGCGAGGCTCTGCTTTTGAGCGTTGCGGTCACCAATACAACCGGAGCGACTGTCGACAACGTTCAGGTGAATGTGAGTGGCGGCACCTCCGTTAATTACGGAAGCATAGCAAGCGGCCAGACAGTGACGAATAACATTTCCTACACCGTGCCGTCAAATGCAGTTTGCGGCAGTGTTCACGTTGTTTCGGTTAATGTTGTAAACCCCACCGGCACCAATACCACTAACAGGAGCTTCCGTCTTGGAGCACCGAATGTGCCGGCGTCTACATTTACCAATTCGGCGGCTATAACAATTCCTAACGGTGCTCCGGCAACAACAAACGGCCCATCAACGCCGTATCCGAGCACGATCGCAGTTTCGGGATTGTCAGGAAACAAGATTGTGAAGGTTAAGTTCAATCAACTGTCGCACACTTCACCGAACAATATCGACATTCTTCTGGTAGGCCCGGGCGGACAGAAAATGGAGATCGTATCAGATCAGGGGGGAGCGACTGCTGTATCTAATATAGACCTCACTCTGTCGGATGGTTCTTTGAACGGAATTCCGGGTGCAATGGTCACGGGTGAGTTCAAGCCGACTGCGGATGCAGGTCAGGATGCCTTTCAGGCTCCTGCTCCCGGCCCAGTATATTTATTGCCTGCTCCGGGTGGATCAGCGACTCTTGCGTCGGCATACGGTTCGGACGGCGCGGCAATGAACGGAAATTGGAATTTATTTATCGTCGACGATACTGCGACCAATGTTGGTTCGGTTTCCGGCGGCTGGTCGTTGATATTCGAGTCTGCGGACTTTACCTGCTCGATCGTTGGCGGGCCAACGCCAACCCCGACCGCAACGGCAACTAACACACCGGCCAACACGCCGACGTTTGCACCGTCTGCAACCGCAACGGCAACCGGCACCCCACCTGTAACAGTGGCTCTGCCGAATGTGAGTGCTTCACCAGGAGCTTTGATAACAGTCCCGATCACGGTGGGCGACACAACAGGCCGCAGCATCATTTCATACGACCTGAACATTGATTATAATCCGGCAGTTCTACAGCCGGCGGGCGGCACTGCCTGCACGGGTAATGCTTGTTTCGATGCTGCCGGAACATTGAGTAGTTCAATGTCGATCACCCCGAACGCCAATTTCGCTGGACACTTTATTATCTCGGCATTTCAGGCCGCGAATCTGGCAGGAGCGGGCACGCTGATCAATCTGAAATTCAACGTTGTAGGCTCGGCAGGGCAATCAACGGCGCTTACTTTTGCCGACTACACGGATCCGGCCCAGATCTTCCATCCGGGATTCGTATGGAACGAAGGCGATCCGCCGGTATTCATCACGAATGGAGGCTTCACGGTCGCCGGCGGTGCGACTGCGACGAACACGGCGACAGGCACAGCGACAAATACTGCTACACCTACGCCTACTTCGACGATCATCGGCTCGCCGACAGGCACATCTACGTCGACCGCAACGCCGAGCTGTACACCTGCCGCCTGGCAGGCAGGCCCCGCACAAGCTCCGGCCCGTTATGCCATACAGGGAGTGCTGGGATCAGACAACCAACTCTATATTGCAGGTGGCCAAAGTGCCGACGCAACACCGGTTGTGTCTGCTCAGGTATCTCGATATAACTCAGCGACAAATACTTGGAGCAATGTTGCACCTCTGCCCGTTCCGGTCAGTCAGGCTGCCACAGGCGCGGCTAATGGCAAGATATTTGTCGCCGGCGGCTTCACAGGAGGCACAAGTGTGACCAATGCCTTGCAGATTTACGACATCGCTACTAATGCTTGGTCCACCGGTGCGGTCATGCCCGCTGCCAAGGAAGCAGCAGCAGCAGCAGTCGTTAATGGCAAGTTCTACGTTATGGGTGGTGACGACTTTAACAATGGAGTTAACACCAACTTTATCTACGACATCGCAACCAACACCTGGTCTTCGGGAACGGTTGTGCCGGACGCTCGTACGAATACCTATGGTACGGCGGTTAACGGACTGATCTATGTTTACGGTGGCGTGAACATCGTCTCAGGCAATTTTGTGACTACCGACACCCTTCTGCGTTACGATCCTGTGGCAAACAGTTGGACCAATCTCGGTTCGGCAGGAACTGTGGGATTACGCGGCAACTACGGAGCCGTCTCGCAATATGGTTCGGGTCAACTCCTGATCACGGACGGTGCAAACGCGGCGGGTGTTTCGACCACGGCGACTCACATCTTTACCATCAGCAGCGGCACGTTCAGTGCAGGCCCGCCGATGCTTGGCTCTCGAGCTGGGCATGCACAGGGAACGCTGCCCGATGGTCGAGTGTTGGTAGCCGCCGGTTTCAACACGGCGAGCACTACCACTAGCGCGGTAGAATTGCTCGGCACCCCGTGTCCGACCGGTACGCCGACAAACACCCCGACGGCAACATCGACAAACACGCCGGTAGCAAATACGCCGACGGCGACATCGACAACTACACCGACAAATACGGCGACAAGTACGCCGACGTTCGCTGTCTCAGCGACTCCGACAGCGACCGGAACGCCGCCTGTGACGGTGGCCTTGCCGAATGTTAGTGCTTCACCGGGCTCGACGATCACGATTCCGATCACGGTCGGTGACACTACGGGTCGCGGGATCATATCGTATGACCTAAACATCGATTACAACCCTGCAGTACTACAGCCGGCTGGCGGCCTAGCGTGTACGGGAAATGCATGTTTCGATGTGACGGGCACACTTAGCAGTGCGATGTCGATCACGCCTAATGCAACCTTCAACGGACACTTCATAATCTCAGCATTCCAGGCCGCGAATTTGGCAGGAGCTGGAACTCTGATAAATCTGAGGTTCACGGTTGTAGGTGCTAACGGAACGTCATCACCGCTGACCTTTGCGGACTACACGGATCCGAATCAGATCTTCCATACCGGATTTACGTGGAACGAAGGCGATCCTCCGGCATTTACGACAAACGGAAGCGTTACGGTCGGAGCAGCAGGATCACCGACAAATACGGCAACGGCAACACCGACCGGAACGCCGGTAGGACAGGTATTTGCCAACAGTGCTGCTATGTGTACCACACTCGGCACTCAGGCTGATCTCTATCCTTCGACGATCACCGTCACGGGTGGACCGACTCAGATCCAGACTGTACGAGTTACGTTGTTTGGTGTACAACATCAGTTCCCGGACAACATGGACTTCCTTCTGGTAGGCCCGGCAGGACAGAAATTTGTTCTTATGGCTGATGCAGGCGGAGCTCTTCCGCAGGCTTCGCCTGGAGTGAATCTAACCTTCGACGATGCAGCAGGACAGGTATTGCCTGATTCGGGACCATTGACGACAGGGTCATTTGAGCCAACCACATGGGAACCGGGACAAGGAGTCTTCCCTGCACCGGCACCTCCGGCACCTTATAACGAACCGGGAAGCACCGTCGGCGGCATTGGAACCCAGACTTTGTTCGGCAACTTTGGCAACACGAACTCCAACGGTACATGGAGCTTGTACATGCGTGATGACGCAGGTTTACTCTCACGAGTGAACGCCATCACCGGCTGTGTAAACGGCGGCTGGCAGCTGCAGTTCATCCAGGCTACGGCTGCCGGTGCGTCGATTTCGGGACGCGTTATTACTGCAGACGGGGCAGGTATTCGCAACGCTAAGGTTGTCGTGACGGGCAATTCGCTCACTGAGCCGATTGTCGTGACGACCGGAACGTTCGGTTACTTCACTTTCGACGGCCTTAGGACCGGTGAAACTTATGTGGTAACGGTGAATTCACAGCGTTACACCTTCAGCGCACCGAGCCGCGTGATCAGCCTTGTTGACAATGTCTCCGATGCTGACTTCGTAGCGAATCCTCAGGAATAG